In Bacteroides cellulosilyticus, the genomic stretch TACATATATGTACCTCCCACCATCCGTCATATCACCTTTCTGCATTTTCCGCGAAATCTCTTCAAAAGTATCCCCTTGAAAAACGGCATAAATAGCAGTATCCGTTACCTGTACATCACTAAATCCCATAATTCCAGTAGGCACACCATAACCTTCTGCTATTTGAAATTCAGGTTCACCATGCAAACCAACACGAACTATATGGGTACTATCTTTCAGATTATAGATTTCGAGTACTTCTCCTAATTGAGTAACGGCAGCCAGAATCCCATTACGAGGATTATAATCAATGAAACTGCGCCATGCCTGCGCCAATGCCGGGCGAGCATGTTTTAAAGCCTCCTCATTCGTAGTGGGAATAATCCCCATTTTATGCAATAACCTACCCTTTCGATCCACCCAGCAAAAACGACTTTCTCCTGAATAATCAGGAATGATAAAAGTAGAGTCATCATAAATCACAAAATCCAGCCCTCGAAGTATCTCCTTATCCAAGCTCACTGTCTCTTCACGAAGTAGTGAGTCATTGGATAAAGACAAACCAAACCGAGTTAATTTTGAACTATTTGCATCCAATGCCCACAACGAATTTCCATTCCATCGGATATTTTCAACTGAAAGCATCTCCTCCGGCGAATCTCCACGCTTACCTAAAGAAGTGATATAAGAGAAGTTCGGATAGTGGAACAAATGGACAAAATGATCCATACCATGCAGATCCATTACAGCTACTATAGTATCCTGTACCCGTATCCGAAATGGAAAACGGAATACAGCCGTGTCTACAGACAAAGGACATGCTGTCAGATTTCTCGTTTCCGGGAAATCCGAATACTCTACTCCCTTATGCGCAGGTACAGAAGTACATGCAACAAGGGAAAACATGAACAATATGTTAATAAGGTACTTCAAGGCTATAGCCGATTACTACCCTTCTTACTTTGCCACCCATAGGACAGTCTACAGTTCCTGTGCCCATGCAACGAAGAGGAACCGTTTCTTCAATAGCTGCCAATGCTTCCACATTGCTCAGCATCAAATCATCCATTTTTTGGGGAGATTTAAAGTACCAAAGAGAGACAACAAACACAACAATAAATAAACTGAAAATAAAAACTTTGCTCTTCATAATAAATCAACGTTTTAGTATTAGACATCACGATTTATGTAAAATTACGAGCACAAAGTTATCGGAAAAAAAGCTCTCAATCCAATTCTTTTCACTGACCAA encodes the following:
- a CDS encoding BF3164 family lipoprotein — encoded protein: MFSLVACTSVPAHKGVEYSDFPETRNLTACPLSVDTAVFRFPFRIRVQDTIVAVMDLHGMDHFVHLFHYPNFSYITSLGKRGDSPEEMLSVENIRWNGNSLWALDANSSKLTRFGLSLSNDSLLREETVSLDKEILRGLDFVIYDDSTFIIPDYSGESRFCWVDRKGRLLHKMGIIPTTNEEALKHARPALAQAWRSFIDYNPRNGILAAVTQLGEVLEIYNLKDSTHIVRVGLHGEPEFQIAEGYGVPTGIMGFSDVQVTDTAIYAVFQGDTFEEISRKMQKGDMTDGGRYIYVFSLSGEPIRKYVLDHYIYGISVDELNGEIVATDVNSDEPVVKYGLY
- a CDS encoding NVEALA domain-containing protein, with the translated sequence MKSKVFIFSLFIVVFVVSLWYFKSPQKMDDLMLSNVEALAAIEETVPLRCMGTGTVDCPMGGKVRRVVIGYSLEVPY